The following coding sequences lie in one Flavobacterium sp. 20NA77.7 genomic window:
- a CDS encoding MarR family winged helix-turn-helix transcriptional regulator gives MKDKTIDYVLRATWQAIARMYNEEATKYGATMATGFTLLSIDKENGTPSTSLGPKMGMEATSLTRTLKMMEERGLIMKKKNPSDGRGVLIYLTDEGKEKRELSKDTVLRFNDTVKKYISDEQLKNFMEVAQIIDDLIAEKKIF, from the coding sequence ATGAAAGATAAAACAATTGACTACGTTTTAAGAGCCACTTGGCAAGCCATTGCCAGAATGTATAACGAAGAGGCAACAAAATATGGTGCAACAATGGCAACTGGGTTTACGTTACTTAGCATTGATAAAGAAAACGGTACGCCTTCTACTTCGTTAGGACCCAAAATGGGAATGGAAGCAACTAGCCTAACACGCACATTAAAAATGATGGAAGAACGAGGATTAATCATGAAAAAGAAAAATCCATCTGACGGAAGAGGCGTATTAATTTATCTAACAGACGAAGGAAAAGAAAAAAGAGAGCTTTCAAAAGATACTGTTTTGCGTTTTAATGACACTGTAAAAAAATATATTTCTGATGAGCAACTCAAAAATTTTATGGAAGTTGCCCAAATTATAGATGATTTAATTGCCGAAAAAAAAATATTTTAA
- a CDS encoding 3-hydroxyacyl-CoA dehydrogenase/enoyl-CoA hydratase family protein, which produces MKRTIKKVAVIGSGIMGSGIACHFANIGVEVLLLDIIPNSLSEAEEKKGLTLDHREVRNRIVNEHLTNALKSKPAPIYHSSFASRITTGNTTDDMAKIASVDWIIEVVVERLDIKKLVFEQIDKFRKPGTLVTSNTSGIPIQFMSEGRSDDFQQHFCGTHFFNPARYLKLFEIIPSPKTSNEVLDFLTNYGEKFLGKTSVVAKDTPAFIGNRIGIFGIQSLFHQVAAMGLTVEEVDKLTGPVIGRPKSATFRTVDVVGLDTLVHVANGIYENCPTDEAHELFKLPEFVNKMMENKWLGSKTGQGFYKKEGKDILTLDLNTLEYRPNKKASFATLELTKTIEKPIDRFKVLITGKDKAGEFYRKNFASMFQYCSNRIPEITDAFYKIDDAMKAGFGWENGPFEIWDAIGVEKGIELMQAEGLQPASWVTDMLATGTTSFYSIKDGATHFYSITTKKVEKIRGQDAFIILNNIRDTKKIWNNSESIITDLGDGIINLEFTSKMNSIGAGVLQGINKAIDIAEKEYSGLVIGNQGANFSVGANLAMIFMMAVEQEYDELNMAIKMFQDTMMRCRYSSIPVIAVPHGMTLGGGCELTMHADRAVAAAETYIGLVEFGVGVIPGGGGSKEMALRASDLFRKNDVELNVLQEYFLTVGMAKVATSAYEGFDIGVLQKGRDIVVVNKDRQIATAKQVALQMAEQGYTQPVRRKDIKVLGKQALGMFLVGTDQMEAGNYISEHDKKIANKLAYVMAGGDLSEATLVSEQYLLDLEREAFLSLTAERKSLERIQYMLTKGKPLRN; this is translated from the coding sequence ATGAAACGTACTATAAAAAAAGTTGCAGTCATAGGATCTGGAATCATGGGTAGCGGTATTGCTTGCCACTTTGCTAATATTGGTGTAGAAGTGTTACTTTTAGACATTATTCCAAATTCTCTTTCAGAGGCGGAAGAAAAAAAAGGACTTACACTTGATCACAGAGAAGTAAGAAATCGCATTGTAAATGAGCATTTAACCAATGCCTTAAAATCAAAGCCAGCTCCTATTTACCACTCAAGTTTTGCATCAAGAATTACGACTGGTAATACAACAGATGATATGGCTAAAATTGCCAGTGTAGATTGGATAATTGAAGTTGTTGTGGAACGATTGGACATCAAAAAACTTGTCTTTGAACAAATTGATAAATTTAGAAAACCAGGAACTTTAGTTACTTCAAATACATCTGGTATTCCTATTCAATTTATGAGCGAAGGAAGAAGTGATGATTTTCAACAGCACTTCTGTGGAACACACTTTTTCAATCCAGCACGTTACTTAAAGTTATTCGAAATTATACCTAGTCCAAAAACTTCAAATGAAGTATTGGATTTCTTAACTAATTATGGTGAAAAATTCTTAGGAAAAACTTCAGTTGTAGCTAAAGACACTCCTGCTTTCATTGGTAACAGAATTGGTATCTTCGGAATTCAAAGCTTATTCCATCAAGTGGCAGCAATGGGATTAACCGTTGAAGAGGTTGATAAATTAACCGGACCCGTTATTGGTCGTCCAAAATCAGCTACTTTTAGAACGGTTGATGTGGTTGGTTTAGACACTTTAGTGCATGTAGCAAACGGAATTTATGAAAATTGTCCTACTGACGAAGCACATGAATTATTCAAGCTTCCTGAATTTGTCAATAAAATGATGGAAAACAAATGGTTAGGAAGCAAAACAGGACAAGGCTTCTACAAAAAAGAAGGAAAAGACATTCTCACTTTAGATTTAAATACATTAGAATACAGACCTAATAAAAAAGCATCTTTTGCTACTTTAGAATTAACCAAAACGATTGAAAAACCAATTGATCGATTCAAAGTTTTAATTACTGGAAAAGACAAAGCAGGTGAATTTTACAGAAAAAACTTCGCTTCTATGTTCCAATACTGTTCAAACAGAATTCCGGAAATTACAGATGCTTTCTATAAAATCGATGATGCTATGAAAGCAGGTTTTGGATGGGAAAATGGTCCATTCGAAATTTGGGATGCAATAGGTGTAGAAAAAGGAATCGAATTAATGCAAGCAGAAGGATTACAACCTGCTTCTTGGGTTACCGATATGTTAGCTACTGGAACCACTTCTTTCTATTCTATTAAAGATGGAGCAACACACTTCTACTCTATTACTACTAAAAAAGTTGAGAAAATTCGAGGTCAAGATGCCTTCATTATTCTAAATAATATTAGAGATACTAAAAAAATATGGAATAATAGCGAAAGTATCATTACTGATTTAGGTGACGGCATCATCAATTTAGAATTTACATCAAAAATGAATTCGATTGGTGCGGGTGTTTTACAAGGCATAAATAAAGCAATTGATATTGCGGAAAAAGAATACAGCGGCTTAGTTATTGGAAATCAAGGGGCTAATTTCTCTGTTGGGGCTAATTTAGCTATGATTTTCATGATGGCTGTAGAGCAAGAATATGACGAATTAAACATGGCTATCAAAATGTTCCAAGATACGATGATGCGTTGTCGTTATTCTTCAATACCAGTTATTGCTGTACCTCACGGAATGACATTAGGTGGTGGTTGTGAATTAACCATGCACGCAGACCGAGCAGTTGCTGCCGCAGAAACCTATATCGGATTAGTCGAATTTGGCGTTGGAGTTATTCCAGGTGGTGGTGGTTCTAAAGAAATGGCATTGAGAGCCTCTGATTTATTCCGTAAAAACGATGTGGAATTAAATGTCCTTCAAGAATATTTCTTAACTGTGGGAATGGCAAAAGTAGCCACTTCAGCTTATGAAGGATTTGATATTGGCGTTTTACAAAAAGGAAGAGATATTGTTGTCGTAAACAAAGATCGCCAAATTGCGACAGCGAAACAAGTAGCCTTACAAATGGCCGAACAAGGTTACACACAACCCGTTAGAAGAAAAGATATCAAAGTATTAGGAAAACAAGCTTTAGGTATGTTCTTAGTTGGAACAGATCAAATGGAAGCGGGTAACTACATTTCTGAACATGACAAAAAAATCGCCAACAAATTAGCTTATGTAATGGCGGGTGGCGATTTATCAGAAGCAACGTTAGTTTCTGAACAATACTTATTGGATTTAGAAAGAGAAGCATTTTTATCATTAACTGCAGAAAGAAAATCGTTAGAAAGAATTCAGTACATGTTAACAAAAGGGAAACCGTTAAGAAATTAG
- a CDS encoding acetyl-CoA C-acyltransferase: MKTAYIVSGYRTAVGKAPKGVFRFKRPDELAAETIEYMMAQMPNFDKTRIDDVMVGNAMPEAEQGLNVARLISLMGLKITDVPGVTVNRYCASGLETIAMASAKIQSGMADCIIAGGAESMSYIPMGGYKPTPDYKITAAGHEDYYWGMGLTAEAVAKQFNVSRADQDEFAFQSHMKALKAQAEGKFDNQIVPITVEQTFVNENGKKETKSYVITKDEGPRAGTSVEALAGLKPVFAADGSVTAGNSSQMSDGAAFVLIMSEEMVKELNLEPIARMVSYAASGVEPKIMGIGPVTAIPKALKQAGLKQDQIDLIELNEAFAAQSLAVVRELGLNQEIVNVNGGAIALGHPLGCTGAKLSVQLFDEMRVRNSKYGIVSMCVGTGQGAAGVFEFLK; this comes from the coding sequence ATGAAAACAGCATATATAGTTTCGGGTTACCGAACCGCAGTAGGAAAAGCTCCAAAAGGCGTATTCCGATTCAAAAGACCAGACGAATTAGCAGCAGAAACCATCGAATACATGATGGCCCAAATGCCTAACTTTGATAAAACACGCATTGATGATGTCATGGTAGGAAATGCCATGCCTGAAGCTGAACAAGGTTTAAATGTAGCAAGGTTAATTTCATTAATGGGATTAAAAATCACCGATGTTCCTGGCGTTACAGTCAATAGATATTGTGCATCCGGATTAGAAACAATTGCGATGGCAAGCGCTAAAATTCAATCAGGAATGGCAGATTGTATCATTGCTGGAGGAGCAGAAAGCATGAGTTATATTCCAATGGGTGGCTACAAACCTACTCCCGATTATAAAATTACAGCTGCGGGTCACGAAGATTATTATTGGGGAATGGGTTTAACGGCTGAAGCTGTTGCCAAACAATTCAACGTTTCTCGTGCCGATCAAGATGAGTTTGCTTTTCAATCGCATATGAAAGCCTTAAAAGCACAAGCAGAAGGTAAATTTGACAACCAAATTGTGCCTATCACTGTCGAACAAACATTTGTAAATGAAAACGGTAAAAAAGAAACGAAATCGTATGTTATTACTAAAGATGAAGGTCCAAGAGCAGGAACATCTGTTGAAGCTTTAGCAGGATTAAAACCTGTTTTTGCAGCTGATGGATCGGTTACCGCAGGAAATTCTTCGCAAATGAGTGATGGAGCAGCATTCGTTTTAATAATGAGCGAAGAAATGGTAAAAGAATTAAACTTAGAACCCATTGCAAGAATGGTAAGCTATGCTGCATCAGGTGTAGAACCAAAAATTATGGGAATTGGTCCGGTTACTGCCATCCCAAAAGCATTAAAACAAGCAGGATTAAAGCAAGACCAAATCGATTTAATAGAATTAAATGAAGCGTTTGCCGCACAATCATTGGCCGTTGTTCGAGAATTAGGTTTAAATCAAGAAATCGTGAACGTTAATGGTGGTGCCATTGCTTTAGGTCACCCACTAGGTTGTACAGGGGCTAAACTTTCCGTTCAATTGTTTGACGAAATGCGCGTTAGAAACAGCAAGTACGGAATCGTTTCTATGTGTGTAGGAACAGGGCAAGGTGCTGCAGGAGTTTTTGAATTTTTAAAGTAA